In Halapricum desulfuricans, a single window of DNA contains:
- a CDS encoding DUF5784 family protein has product MATPLRFRRSKAHWTEGRVRAEIYRALDQNLGAEMSTPWYKPPDGYDARRFEMDNGDVALFCWNDDGGYWLGNTETPKTLWGTDKETFDEAPDPVSEWAQRELLAQLYEEDPWLESTPKLAWFFLPVFLSKDGRESTRVFFREHAAGFPDADRETALAFYEEFLETGALDESRYVMASKLGTSESVHHSRMAAAMSEFTVAKLLFEQGYEVTPEIEISTGHSIDFRIDREGAQTTLVEVTRPVPPDHRTADSAVAAIRQTAANKTTGQLQEHGGGVTLFVDCSSFTDEEWAEIARNRPDVGHRPAVVFRARPDGRLDGYTHGSVPIDLPDGIA; this is encoded by the coding sequence GTGGCGACACCGCTTCGGTTCCGCCGGTCGAAAGCCCACTGGACGGAGGGGCGCGTCCGCGCGGAGATCTATCGGGCGCTCGATCAGAATCTGGGGGCCGAAATGTCGACGCCGTGGTACAAACCCCCTGACGGGTACGACGCCCGGCGGTTCGAGATGGACAACGGCGACGTGGCGCTGTTCTGCTGGAACGACGACGGCGGCTACTGGCTCGGCAACACGGAGACGCCGAAGACGCTGTGGGGAACGGACAAGGAGACCTTCGACGAGGCCCCGGACCCGGTCTCGGAGTGGGCACAGCGCGAGTTGCTCGCCCAGCTCTACGAGGAGGACCCGTGGCTCGAATCGACCCCGAAACTGGCGTGGTTTTTCCTGCCGGTCTTCCTCTCGAAGGACGGCCGCGAGAGCACGCGGGTGTTCTTCCGCGAACACGCGGCGGGCTTTCCCGATGCCGACCGCGAAACCGCGCTTGCCTTCTACGAGGAGTTCCTCGAGACGGGGGCACTCGACGAGTCCCGGTACGTGATGGCCTCGAAACTGGGGACTTCCGAATCCGTTCACCACTCGCGGATGGCCGCGGCGATGAGCGAGTTTACCGTCGCGAAGCTCCTGTTCGAGCAGGGCTACGAGGTCACGCCGGAGATCGAGATCTCGACGGGCCACTCGATCGACTTCCGGATCGATCGGGAAGGCGCCCAGACCACGCTGGTCGAGGTGACCCGTCCGGTCCCGCCCGACCACCGGACGGCCGATTCGGCCGTCGCGGCGATCCGCCAGACCGCCGCCAACAAGACCACCGGACAGTTGCAGGAACACGGCGGCGGCGTGACGCTGTTCGTCGACTGTTCGTCGTTCACCGACGAGGAGTGGGCCGAGATCGCCCGAAACCGGCCGGACGTCGGCCATCGCCCGGCCGTCGTCTTCCGCGCCCGTCCCGACGGCCGACTCGACGGCTACACCCACGGCTCCGTCCCGATCGACCTGCCCGACGGGATCGCATAG
- the ilvN gene encoding acetolactate synthase small subunit, producing MPGPAPDQRMRPEGRRNTQGIRIDPEAEATHEPRMAVLSALVKHEPGVLSEVSSLFSRRQFNIESLTVGPTQDGDTARMTIVIEEPEPGVQQAKKQLRKLIPVIDVEELESAAMRRELALIKVAGDRPGDVQAVAEMYGGDAVDASKDAVTVEITGSKQKIDAAIEAFEQFDVLEIVRTGAAALERGSKTMDSTTMESDN from the coding sequence ATGCCCGGTCCGGCCCCGGACCAGCGGATGCGGCCCGAGGGCCGGCGCAACACGCAAGGTATTCGTATCGATCCGGAAGCAGAGGCGACTCACGAGCCGCGGATGGCCGTGCTGTCGGCGCTGGTCAAACACGAGCCCGGCGTCCTGTCGGAGGTTTCGAGCCTGTTCAGCCGCCGGCAGTTCAACATCGAGAGTCTCACTGTCGGGCCGACGCAGGACGGTGACACCGCCCGGATGACGATCGTCATCGAGGAGCCCGAGCCGGGTGTCCAGCAGGCCAAAAAGCAACTCCGCAAGCTCATCCCCGTCATCGACGTCGAGGAGCTGGAGTCGGCCGCCATGCGCCGTGAGCTGGCGCTGATAAAGGTCGCCGGCGACAGGCCCGGCGACGTGCAGGCGGTCGCAGAGATGTACGGCGGTGACGCCGTCGACGCCTCGAAAGACGCCGTGACCGTCGAGATAACCGGTAGCAAGCAGAAGATCGACGCCGCGATCGAGGCGTTCGAACAGTTCGACGTGCTCGAGATCGTCCGCACCGGCGCGGCCGCCCTCGAGCGCGGTTCGAAGACGATGGACTCGACGACAATGGAAAGCGATAACTGA
- a CDS encoding DUF7504 family protein has translation MDRGAHDERTLEADLDRIGVVTVEHTPAEWDRQLRQLSRQVPSVEYVDVETFARSTSASPAGDRSSSVTTVADPEDLTALGTAMDALLQGDDERVGVCLHSISALLQFVEREPLFKFLHLLSERVRRADALGAYHLDSATSGTELRVLFSNLCESVATFDGEAFDLSAGKYATASASAD, from the coding sequence GTGGACAGAGGTGCCCACGATGAGCGGACTCTCGAAGCGGATCTCGATCGGATCGGGGTCGTTACTGTCGAACACACGCCAGCGGAGTGGGACCGACAGCTGCGTCAGTTGTCCCGACAGGTACCGTCCGTCGAGTACGTCGACGTCGAGACGTTCGCCCGGTCGACGAGCGCCAGTCCCGCCGGCGACCGATCGTCGTCTGTTACGACAGTCGCCGATCCGGAAGATCTGACGGCGCTGGGGACGGCGATGGACGCCCTGCTGCAGGGAGACGACGAACGGGTCGGCGTCTGTCTGCACTCGATCTCGGCGCTGTTACAGTTCGTCGAACGAGAACCGCTGTTCAAGTTCCTGCACCTGCTGAGCGAGCGGGTCCGTCGTGCGGACGCACTGGGTGCGTACCACCTCGACAGTGCCACCTCCGGGACCGAACTGCGGGTACTCTTCTCGAATCTCTGTGAATCCGTCGCCACCTTCGACGGCGAGGCGTTCGACCTCTCGGCCGGAAAATACGCCACAGCGAGTGCCAGCGCTGATTGA
- a CDS encoding helix-turn-helix domain-containing protein, translating to MPISADRFDEIDDDSTPTPGTNAHEILSFLEANADQAFTRSEIAESTGVADGSVGPTLVRLREAGRVDHRGHYWRVSDHVRSVTAATGHADAVATSHEDEPIAYDEWQDYAVDPREDRD from the coding sequence ATGCCGATCAGTGCCGACCGGTTCGACGAGATCGACGACGACAGTACCCCGACTCCGGGGACGAACGCTCACGAGATTCTCTCGTTTCTCGAAGCCAATGCCGATCAAGCGTTCACCCGAAGCGAGATCGCAGAATCAACCGGGGTCGCTGATGGGTCCGTGGGACCGACGCTCGTTCGCCTCCGCGAGGCCGGGCGGGTCGACCACCGGGGTCACTACTGGCGCGTCAGCGACCACGTTCGAAGCGTCACCGCTGCTACGGGCCATGCAGACGCGGTCGCAACAAGCCACGAAGACGAACCGATAGCATACGACGAATGGCAGGACTACGCGGTCGATCCGCGTGAAGATCGTGACTAG
- the tsaA gene encoding tRNA (N6-threonylcarbamoyladenosine(37)-N6)-methyltransferase TrmO, which yields MEPITYEPIGEIRSPFEDPSEVPVDPDEPSGAAGRVELEPEYEPGLDGLDGFSHVTILAHLHRSPADALRAHPPFAEGLEVGVFATASPNRPNPIAQTVVRLEAIEGSTLHVDGLDLLDGTPVLDLKPFAPKPSLLEELETGWIGEHLDQEY from the coding sequence ATGGAACCGATCACCTACGAACCGATCGGCGAGATCCGTTCGCCGTTCGAGGACCCCTCAGAGGTGCCAGTCGATCCGGACGAGCCGTCGGGCGCGGCCGGACGCGTCGAACTCGAGCCCGAGTACGAACCCGGGCTCGACGGGCTGGACGGCTTTTCACACGTCACGATCCTCGCTCACCTTCACCGGAGCCCGGCCGATGCGCTGCGGGCGCACCCGCCCTTTGCCGAGGGACTCGAGGTGGGGGTGTTCGCCACCGCTAGCCCGAACCGCCCGAACCCGATCGCCCAGACTGTCGTCCGACTCGAGGCGATCGAGGGATCGACGCTGCACGTCGACGGACTGGATCTGCTTGACGGAACGCCCGTGCTCGATCTCAAGCCGTTCGCGCCGAAGCCGTCGCTGCTGGAGGAGTTGGAAACGGGCTGGATCGGGGAGCACCTCGATCAGGAATACTGA
- a CDS encoding DUF5779 family protein, which yields MAEFDLDLQAVEDKLEGGEETDTRIVLDILDGSTADSEWIELVEDDAVLVLSVEGDVNERAAGFAREVRDMGGELVHFRGFLIVAPPGVSVETDRLN from the coding sequence ATGGCCGAGTTCGATCTCGATCTGCAGGCCGTCGAGGACAAGCTCGAAGGGGGCGAGGAGACCGACACCCGGATCGTACTGGACATTCTCGACGGTTCGACGGCCGACTCGGAGTGGATCGAGTTGGTCGAGGACGACGCGGTCCTCGTGCTCTCTGTCGAGGGTGACGTCAACGAGCGCGCGGCCGGGTTCGCACGCGAGGTGCGGGACATGGGCGGCGAACTCGTCCACTTCCGTGGGTTTCTGATCGTCGCGCCGCCCGGCGTGTCCGTCGAGACGGATCGGCTGAACTAG
- a CDS encoding TMEM165/GDT1 family protein: MSEFLTVVFVAAAAQLAVLPGEKVQFIIAGLSTRYHPLIVVSAAGAAFAGWTALEILFGNALKGALPGVYLDLFTAILFAVFAVLLLRSAPAKQAQPTATDGGAFGTDGKLDVEIFGREVPNALGGWLPIFAMMTAGEFGDKTQLVTISLAAQYGAHPGIWVGEMLAIIPVSLANAYFFHTFSHSFDVRKAHFVGGAIFAFFAADTVLAITTGFSVWETVVNAVGSTLADVGPALGL; the protein is encoded by the coding sequence GTGTCCGAGTTCCTGACAGTCGTGTTCGTCGCTGCGGCGGCGCAACTGGCGGTCCTGCCCGGTGAGAAGGTGCAGTTCATCATCGCGGGGCTCTCGACGCGGTATCACCCGCTGATCGTCGTGTCGGCCGCCGGGGCGGCCTTTGCCGGCTGGACGGCGCTGGAGATCCTCTTCGGTAACGCCCTGAAGGGAGCGCTTCCGGGGGTCTATCTGGACCTGTTCACCGCGATCCTGTTCGCGGTGTTTGCGGTCTTACTCCTGCGGTCGGCCCCGGCGAAGCAGGCGCAGCCGACCGCGACCGACGGCGGCGCGTTCGGCACCGACGGGAAGCTGGACGTCGAGATATTCGGTCGCGAGGTCCCGAACGCGCTCGGGGGCTGGCTGCCGATCTTCGCGATGATGACCGCCGGCGAGTTCGGCGACAAGACCCAGCTGGTGACGATCTCGCTTGCGGCCCAGTACGGCGCACATCCCGGCATCTGGGTCGGCGAGATGCTCGCGATCATCCCCGTGAGCCTCGCGAACGCGTACTTCTTCCACACGTTCTCGCACAGCTTCGACGTCCGGAAGGCCCACTTCGTCGGCGGGGCGATCTTCGCGTTCTTCGCGGCCGACACCGTGCTGGCGATTACGACCGGGTTCTCCGTCTGGGAGACGGTCGTGAACGCCGTCGGATCGACGCTGGCTGACGTGGGTCCCGCACTCGGACTGTGA
- the ilvB gene encoding biosynthetic-type acetolactate synthase large subunit → MSERASIPKRDPEEVPERENGIEEVTTGSQSVIAALEQAGVEHAFGVQGGAIMPVYDALYDSSINHITMAHEQGAAHAADAYGIVTGEPGLAMATSGPGATNLVTGIADAAMDSDPLIALTGQVATDFVGNDAFQETDTTGITMPITKQNYFADHSDTVGDDVSEAFALAEKGRQGPTLVDLPKDITKGETDQWPNPPKTPETHDEPVEADESAVEAAVTALEDAERPLILSGGGVVKSEASEELRSFAHEQEIPVITTMPGLGTFPETDDLSLGMAGMHGTGAANMAVTNCDVLLGVGTRFDDRLTGGVDTFAPDADIIHVEIDPAEISKNIEADYPLVGDAKRVLEQIDDAMTDAPEADQWREQCQIWTEEYPLTYETPDDEPLKPQYVVETFDELADDDAIVTTGVGQHQMWAAQFWTYEYPRTWVSSNGLGTMGYGVPSAIGAKIGAPDTEVVAFDGDGSFLMTIQELSVAVRENLDITYVVLNNEAIGMVRQWQDGFYEGRRMASEYPWVPEFDKLAEAFGARGFRLEEPEDVEETIQAAREYDGPAVIDAIIDPAENVFPMVPSGGDNGLFALNEQHLEMI, encoded by the coding sequence ATGAGTGAACGCGCATCGATTCCCAAACGCGACCCGGAAGAAGTTCCCGAACGAGAGAACGGCATCGAGGAGGTCACGACCGGTTCCCAGTCGGTGATCGCCGCGCTCGAACAGGCCGGCGTCGAGCACGCCTTCGGCGTCCAGGGCGGCGCGATCATGCCCGTCTACGACGCCCTGTACGACTCCTCGATTAACCACATCACAATGGCTCACGAGCAGGGTGCGGCTCACGCGGCCGACGCCTACGGGATCGTCACCGGCGAGCCCGGTCTGGCGATGGCCACCTCCGGTCCCGGCGCGACGAACCTGGTGACGGGCATCGCCGACGCGGCGATGGACTCCGATCCGCTGATCGCGCTGACCGGGCAGGTCGCGACCGATTTCGTCGGTAACGACGCGTTCCAGGAGACCGACACGACCGGCATCACGATGCCGATCACCAAGCAGAACTACTTCGCCGATCACTCGGATACAGTCGGCGACGACGTCAGCGAGGCGTTCGCGCTGGCCGAAAAGGGGCGGCAGGGGCCGACGCTGGTCGACCTCCCGAAAGACATCACAAAAGGCGAGACCGACCAGTGGCCGAACCCACCGAAGACGCCCGAAACCCACGACGAACCGGTCGAGGCCGACGAGTCGGCGGTCGAGGCCGCCGTGACAGCCCTCGAAGACGCCGAGCGTCCGCTGATCCTCTCCGGTGGCGGCGTCGTGAAAAGCGAGGCCAGCGAAGAGTTGCGGTCGTTCGCTCACGAGCAAGAGATACCAGTTATCACGACGATGCCCGGACTGGGGACGTTCCCGGAGACCGACGATCTGTCGCTGGGGATGGCCGGGATGCACGGAACCGGCGCGGCGAACATGGCCGTCACGAACTGTGACGTGCTGCTGGGCGTCGGCACCCGATTCGACGACCGACTGACCGGCGGCGTCGACACGTTCGCGCCTGACGCCGACATCATCCACGTCGAGATCGATCCCGCCGAGATTTCCAAGAACATCGAAGCGGACTACCCGCTGGTCGGCGACGCCAAGCGCGTACTCGAACAGATCGACGACGCGATGACGGACGCTCCCGAGGCGGACCAGTGGCGCGAGCAGTGTCAGATCTGGACCGAGGAGTATCCGCTGACCTACGAGACCCCCGACGACGAGCCGCTCAAACCCCAGTACGTCGTCGAGACGTTCGACGAACTGGCCGACGACGACGCGATCGTCACGACCGGCGTCGGGCAACACCAGATGTGGGCGGCCCAGTTCTGGACCTACGAGTACCCGCGGACGTGGGTCTCTAGCAACGGGCTGGGGACGATGGGGTATGGCGTCCCCTCGGCCATCGGCGCGAAGATCGGCGCGCCGGACACGGAGGTCGTCGCCTTCGACGGGGACGGCTCCTTCCTGATGACGATACAGGAGCTGTCGGTCGCGGTCCGGGAGAACCTCGATATCACCTACGTCGTCCTCAACAACGAGGCGATCGGGATGGTCCGCCAGTGGCAGGACGGCTTCTACGAGGGTCGCCGGATGGCCTCCGAGTACCCCTGGGTGCCGGAGTTCGACAAACTCGCGGAAGCGTTCGGCGCACGCGGGTTCCGGCTAGAAGAGCCCGAAGACGTCGAGGAGACGATCCAGGCCGCCCGCGAGTACGACGGGCCGGCCGTGATCGACGCGATCATCGATCCCGCGGAGAACGTCTTCCCGATGGTCCCCAGCGGCGGCGACAACGGACTGTTCGCTCTGAACGAGCAGCACCTGGAGATGATCTGA
- a CDS encoding DUF7503 family protein yields the protein MSQSASSVRNFVEEHPKWIGVLFWMAVLLTQAGTAVGGHASSTVGP from the coding sequence ATGAGTCAAAGTGCGTCGTCGGTACGAAACTTCGTGGAAGAACACCCCAAATGGATCGGTGTCCTGTTCTGGATGGCCGTGCTGCTTACGCAGGCCGGGACGGCTGTGGGCGGTCACGCTAGCTCGACAGTTGGTCCATAA
- the leuC gene encoding 3-isopropylmalate dehydratase large subunit, with amino-acid sequence MSDGTLYDKVWDRHKVTELPNGQDQLFIGLHLVHEVTSPQAFGMLRERDLDVAYPERTFATTDHIAPTTEEKRKRPLEDDQAEKMLDALDTNTAENGITFFDFESGKQGITHVVAPELGLTQPGMTVACGDSHTATHGAFGSIGVGVGTSQIRDILSTGCIAAEKQDVRRIEVEGSLGEGVYAKDIILKIIQQLGVDGGVGHVYEYGGPAIENLGMEGRLAVCNMSIEGGARAGYVNPDETTYEYLEGREYVPEGEAFEELKEYWGSIASDADAEYDDVVTIDVDDMDPMVTWGINPGQVVEVSEPVPAPADFETETDREAAQKALDHMDLEPGQSMLGYDIDVAFLGTCTNGRVSDFRRAAEILEGHTVDEDVRALAVPGSETVRRQCEAEGIDETFIEAGFQWRRAGCSMCLAMNEDSLEGDEAAASSSNRNFIGRQGSKDGRTVLMSPVMVAAAAIEGEVTDVRRFYDDDQADALTADDVSEVAD; translated from the coding sequence ATGAGTGACGGAACGCTGTACGACAAGGTATGGGACAGACACAAGGTAACCGAACTGCCGAACGGACAGGACCAGCTGTTCATCGGGCTCCACCTCGTCCACGAGGTCACCAGCCCGCAGGCGTTCGGCATGCTCCGGGAGCGCGATCTGGACGTCGCCTATCCCGAGCGGACCTTCGCGACGACCGATCACATCGCGCCCACGACCGAGGAGAAGCGCAAGCGACCGCTCGAGGACGATCAGGCCGAGAAGATGCTGGACGCGCTGGACACGAACACGGCCGAGAACGGGATCACGTTCTTCGACTTCGAGTCCGGCAAGCAGGGAATCACCCACGTCGTCGCGCCGGAACTGGGCCTGACCCAGCCGGGGATGACCGTCGCCTGCGGCGACAGTCACACGGCGACTCACGGTGCCTTCGGCTCGATCGGCGTCGGCGTCGGCACCTCCCAGATCCGGGACATCCTCTCGACGGGCTGTATCGCGGCCGAGAAACAGGACGTCCGCCGGATCGAAGTCGAGGGGAGCCTCGGCGAGGGCGTCTACGCGAAGGACATCATCCTGAAGATCATCCAGCAGCTGGGCGTCGACGGCGGTGTGGGTCACGTCTACGAGTACGGCGGTCCCGCGATCGAAAATCTGGGCATGGAAGGCCGGCTGGCGGTCTGTAACATGTCCATCGAGGGCGGCGCTCGCGCCGGGTACGTCAACCCCGACGAGACCACCTACGAGTATCTGGAAGGCCGAGAGTACGTCCCCGAGGGCGAGGCGTTCGAGGAACTGAAAGAGTACTGGGGGTCGATCGCGAGCGACGCGGACGCCGAGTACGACGACGTGGTCACGATCGACGTCGACGACATGGACCCGATGGTCACGTGGGGCATCAACCCCGGACAGGTCGTCGAAGTCTCCGAACCGGTTCCCGCGCCCGCGGACTTCGAGACCGAGACCGACCGGGAGGCCGCCCAGAAGGCGCTGGATCACATGGACCTCGAACCCGGCCAGTCGATGCTGGGCTACGACATCGACGTCGCGTTCCTCGGCACCTGTACGAACGGGCGGGTGAGCGACTTCCGGCGCGCCGCCGAGATCCTCGAGGGCCACACGGTCGACGAGGACGTTCGCGCGCTGGCGGTTCCCGGTTCCGAGACCGTCCGCCGGCAGTGCGAGGCCGAGGGCATCGACGAGACGTTCATCGAGGCCGGCTTCCAGTGGCGACGCGCCGGCTGTTCGATGTGTCTGGCGATGAACGAGGACTCCCTGGAGGGCGACGAGGCGGCCGCCTCGTCGTCGAACCGGAACTTCATCGGCCGACAGGGAAGCAAGGACGGGCGGACCGTCCTGATGAGCCCCGTGATGGTCGCCGCCGCGGCCATCGAGGGTGAAGTGACCGACGTTCGCCGATTCTACGATGACGATCAGGCCGATGCACTGACCGCTGACGATGTCTCGGAGGTGGCTGACTGA
- a CDS encoding 3-isopropylmalate dehydratase small subunit, whose product MVDKPQHITDVSGSGVPIYGDDIDTDQILPARFMKEVTFENMADYLFYDARRDEDGEFNDHSLNRFEGANVAVVNKNFGMGSSREHAPQAMMRWGIDGIVGESYAEIFRDNCKSLGIPAATADHETVTELQEWIEDNPDGDIEIDVETETVTYGDTTVDVEIDDAMQEALVEGIWDTTSLMYSNMSKVEETVADLPYVEAE is encoded by the coding sequence ATGGTCGACAAACCTCAGCACATCACAGACGTATCGGGTTCGGGCGTACCGATCTACGGCGACGACATCGACACCGACCAGATTCTACCGGCGCGGTTCATGAAAGAGGTCACCTTCGAGAACATGGCCGATTACCTCTTCTACGACGCGCGCCGCGACGAGGACGGCGAGTTCAACGATCACTCGCTCAACCGGTTCGAGGGGGCGAACGTCGCCGTCGTCAACAAGAACTTCGGGATGGGATCCTCGCGCGAACACGCCCCGCAAGCGATGATGCGGTGGGGCATTGACGGGATCGTCGGCGAGTCCTACGCCGAGATCTTCCGCGACAACTGCAAGTCACTGGGGATCCCCGCGGCGACTGCGGACCACGAAACGGTCACCGAACTCCAGGAGTGGATCGAGGACAACCCCGACGGCGACATCGAGATCGACGTCGAGACGGAGACGGTCACCTACGGCGACACGACCGTCGACGTCGAGATCGACGACGCGATGCAGGAGGCGCTCGTCGAGGGCATCTGGGACACGACCTCACTGATGTACTCCAACATGAGCAAAGTCGAGGAGACCGTCGCGGACCTGCCCTACGTCGAGGCCGAGTAG
- a CDS encoding LeuA family protein: MEFFQGTLDSTSEIDEARIFDTTLRDGEQSPGTSFSYEDKREIAALLDEMGTHVIEAGFPVNSDAEFEAVRDIAASTSTTVCGLARVVEADVEAALESGVELVHVFVSTSDVQLQDSMHATREDALERAVTSVERVKEAGVEVMFSPMDATRTDESFLIEVVEAVSEAGTDWINIPDTTGVATPGRFQQLVGTVVEHTDARVDVHTHDDFGLATANALSGYEAGAAQSQVSVNGIGERAGNAAYEEVAMALESLYDVDTGIDTTRITELSRLIEEKSSIAIPGNKPVVGGNAFAHESGIHAAGVIENADTFEPGVMTPEMVGAERELVLGKHTGTHSVRERLAEAGYDPTDEEVRQVTRRVKDYGAEKRQVTLDVLERFADEVGVDRTRLEEVSA; encoded by the coding sequence ATCGAGTTCTTCCAGGGCACACTCGATAGCACCTCTGAAATCGACGAGGCACGAATTTTCGACACGACGCTCCGCGACGGGGAGCAGTCGCCCGGTACGTCGTTCAGTTACGAAGACAAACGCGAGATAGCCGCGCTGCTCGACGAGATGGGAACCCACGTCATCGAGGCCGGGTTCCCCGTCAACTCGGACGCGGAGTTCGAGGCGGTCCGTGACATCGCCGCCTCGACGTCCACGACCGTCTGTGGGCTGGCCCGCGTCGTCGAGGCCGACGTCGAGGCGGCGCTCGAGTCGGGCGTCGAACTGGTCCACGTGTTCGTCTCGACCAGCGACGTCCAGTTACAGGACAGCATGCACGCCACCCGCGAGGACGCGCTGGAGCGGGCCGTCACGTCGGTCGAGCGCGTCAAAGAGGCGGGCGTCGAGGTCATGTTCTCGCCGATGGACGCGACCCGAACGGACGAGTCGTTCCTGATCGAGGTCGTCGAGGCCGTCTCCGAGGCGGGCACCGACTGGATCAACATCCCGGACACGACCGGCGTCGCGACGCCCGGCCGCTTCCAGCAGCTGGTCGGGACGGTCGTCGAGCACACGGACGCCCGCGTGGACGTCCACACCCACGACGACTTCGGGCTGGCGACGGCAAACGCCCTGTCGGGCTACGAGGCCGGGGCCGCCCAGTCGCAGGTGTCAGTCAACGGTATCGGCGAACGGGCCGGTAACGCCGCCTACGAGGAAGTCGCGATGGCGCTTGAGAGCCTCTACGACGTCGATACCGGCATCGACACGACGAGAATCACCGAGCTGTCGCGGCTCATCGAGGAGAAGAGTTCGATCGCCATTCCCGGTAACAAGCCGGTCGTCGGCGGGAACGCCTTCGCCCACGAGAGCGGCATCCACGCCGCCGGTGTCATCGAGAACGCCGACACCTTCGAGCCGGGCGTGATGACTCCCGAGATGGTGGGAGCCGAACGCGAGCTGGTGCTGGGCAAACACACCGGCACCCACTCCGTTCGCGAGCGGCTGGCCGAGGCCGGATACGACCCGACCGACGAGGAGGTCCGGCAGGTGACCCGACGCGTCAAGGACTACGGCGCCGAGAAGCGACAGGTCACGCTGGACGTCCTCGAGCGGTTCGCCGACGAGGTCGGCGTCGATCGCACGCGACTCGAGGAGGTCAGCGCGTGA
- the ilvC gene encoding ketol-acid reductoisomerase, with the protein MVDEFSTDVYYDADADESILDDQTVAVLGYGSQGHAHAQNLADSGVDVVVGLREGSSSREEAETDGMAIATQSEAAAQGDIVVMLVPDTVQPDVYENAVEPNLEEGDTLQFAHGFNIHYGQIEPPEDVDVTMVAPKSPGHLVRRTYKRGEGTPGLVAVYQDATGAAKDEALAYAKAIGCTRAGVIETTFREETETDLFGEQAVLCGGVTEMMKVGYETLVDAGYSPEMAYFEVMNEMKLIVDLIYEGGLMEMWDSVSDTAEYGGLTRGEYVIDESAREGMEQILQEVQDGEFAKEWISENQTNRPSYKQLREAEQNHDIEDVGGRLRELFDWDESAE; encoded by the coding sequence ATGGTAGACGAATTTAGTACGGACGTATACTACGACGCCGACGCCGACGAATCGATACTTGACGACCAGACCGTCGCGGTGCTGGGCTACGGAAGCCAGGGCCATGCTCACGCGCAGAACCTCGCCGACAGCGGGGTCGACGTGGTCGTCGGCCTTCGCGAGGGGTCGTCCTCGCGCGAGGAGGCCGAGACCGACGGGATGGCGATCGCGACCCAGTCCGAAGCAGCCGCCCAGGGTGACATCGTAGTCATGCTGGTCCCCGATACGGTCCAGCCTGACGTCTACGAGAACGCGGTTGAGCCGAACCTGGAAGAAGGCGACACGCTGCAGTTCGCTCACGGGTTCAACATCCACTACGGACAGATCGAGCCTCCCGAGGACGTCGACGTGACGATGGTCGCGCCCAAGTCGCCGGGCCACCTCGTCCGGCGGACGTACAAGCGCGGCGAGGGGACGCCCGGGCTGGTCGCGGTCTATCAGGACGCTACCGGAGCGGCCAAAGACGAGGCGCTGGCCTACGCGAAGGCCATCGGCTGCACGCGAGCGGGCGTCATCGAGACGACGTTCCGCGAGGAAACCGAGACCGACCTGTTCGGCGAGCAGGCCGTCCTCTGTGGCGGCGTGACCGAGATGATGAAAGTCGGTTACGAGACGCTCGTCGATGCTGGCTACAGCCCGGAGATGGCCTACTTCGAGGTCATGAACGAGATGAAACTCATCGTCGATCTCATCTACGAAGGCGGGCTGATGGAGATGTGGGACTCGGTCTCCGATACGGCCGAGTACGGTGGCCTGACCCGCGGCGAGTACGTCATCGACGAGTCGGCCCGCGAGGGAATGGAACAGATTCTGCAGGAGGTTCAGGACGGCGAATTCGCGAAGGAGTGGATCTCCGAGAACCAGACGAACCGACCCAGCTACAAGCAGCTGCGAGAGGCCGAGCAGAACCACGACATCGAAGACGTAGGTGGTCGCCTGCGCGAGCTGTTCGACTGGGACGAGAGTGCGGAATGA